The following are from one region of the Plasmodium gaboni strain SY75 chromosome 12, whole genome shotgun sequence genome:
- a CDS encoding hypothetical protein (conserved Plasmodium protein, unknown function), with product MNKVKNVMMLKNVPIPLSFTMNRNMRRFNMVENDRRIFFAFNVLSIFIFSLPIIYMSKVNYKGCQENEILYQKLGK from the exons atgaacaaagTCAAAAATGTCATGATGCTAAAAAATGTTCCTATTCCTCTTTCCTTCACTATGAATAGAAATATGAGGAGG TTTAATATGGTAGAAAATGATAGAAGGATTTTTTTCGCATTTAATGTGTtatctatttttattttttctcttcccattatttatatgtcCAAG GTTAACTATAAAGGATGTCAAGAgaatgaaatattataccAGAAATTAGGCAAGTAG
- a CDS encoding hypothetical protein (conserved Plasmodium protein, unknown function), whose amino-acid sequence MHIYFLVVILFYLYQKYILMKNIKNIKKKGIMYMFYIPSVEKQNCITHTFNSLKNISPLKKKKKNFLLLKKRDNEKFSIDIYTTFNKKRKKKKKEKKIDQDQLFLFPMPYGNYMHHSKFITNIKKRKKLKNDKREIRNSFLNASSPGHDDGGEDPECDLEERKKKKKKLKHMKSDIIINDDNIINDDNISNDGSISNDGSISNDGSISNDDNISNDNSLTNNNISSDSISSEGALNILNEYLKNKDALEDKNYDVKNGLNKEQMLEEYNRLVKIIKDSDERKKREWQENEKKDMYELNERVISSSRKINIDKLKSDIEKNFKRDEVMEKKIQDYMHLFIQNVEKERFNDIMMNEQETKDNTNNKHNNENKTNNINNINNINNINNINNINNINNINNDHVNSSNNDIIQNKEIEIEKEEKNENDLKYSEDDLQSDEKYINKSSINDKEEYITEEEYITDEEARMNNEILKEVYKGNFNNINKFKFKYSKRDYENLKNGKSDKTDMNNIYNNNIYYEEDKIIDALLNKIHKEKILYNHINEKEKKLLDVYEKYKKEKKIQRNEELENLKYINKQIEDKQKKINTNGFDIKEDATTTNTTTTNTTTTNTTTTNERCPRKNTYHSYVSQDGYNNNLNNNDNNDNINDNTNNNIDNNLIINKNIFFNKTNEKFIEIKEEDIKEMSELQVKDELRKRGYPTFGTIEEIKTRLYDVMKIKQNNHMDIRNILKKPEDNVLSHMRLEKLKENIKIYKENEQYGDTESKIKQLDASIEISKFIDDPIHYLRIDSTQKFVNTNKEKNKNNINNNIHIDINKNDESNNIDIQYDTENNVLKEPIINDYNFDKEISMAEKIKKTFSFENEEKLPDQIITRFNNKNNNNNIINNNIDKDDDINELEEETQEKYREQVLKYGSLQETIEEFNYKHNLSLDFIGDFICKCSNAHIQDINKYRYKTKEEIEKLNENDFYHLFEDNNLNNNFIVYKFVNTKQLIKNYLTTSNIVTLIEYANIADPVDIIHYYTPESLYMISEDYNITIDRVIDACTRLNIKLPYGGDTHLNKECFNFLTCYLSKYQKIKRKT is encoded by the exons atgcatatttattttttagttgttatattattttatttatatcaaaaatatattcttatgaaaaatataaagaacATAAAGAAGAAGGGtattatgtatatgttttatattcCCTCTGTTGAAAAACAAAATTGTATCACACATACTTTTAATTCgttaaaaaatattagtccattgaaaaaaaagaaaaagaatttccttttattgaaaaaaagagataatgaaaaattttcaattgatatatatacaactttcaataaaaaaagaaaaaaaaaaaaaaaagaaaaaaaaatagatcAAGACCAATTATTCCTTTTTCCTATGCCTTATGGAAATTACATGCATCATTCAAAATttattacaaatattaaaaaaagaaaaaaattaaaaaatgacaAAAGGGAGATAAGGAACAGCTTTTTGAATGCCAGCTCACCAGGTCATGATGATGGGGGTGAAGATCCTGAGTGCGATCTAGAAGAgaggaagaaaaaaaaaaagaaactAAAACATATGAAGAGtgatattataataaatgatgataatataataaatgatgataatatatcGAATGATGGTAGTATATCGAATGATGGTAGTATATCGAATGATGGTAGTATATCgaatgatgataatatatcCAATGATAACAGTTTaactaataataatatatctagTGATAGTATATCTAGTGAGGGTGCCTTAAATATTCTAAACGAATATCTGAAGAATAAAGATGCATTAGAAGACAAAAACTACGATGTAAAGAACGGATTAAATAAAGAACAAATGTtagaagaatataatagattagtaaaaattataaaagatagtgatgaaagaaaaaagagGGAGTGGcaagaaaatgaaaaaaaggATATGTATGAATTAAATGAACGAGTTATTAGTAGCTcaagaaaaataaatatagataaaCTAAAAAGTgatattgaaaaaaattttaaaagaGATGAAGTgatggaaaaaaaaatacaagATTATATGCATTTATTCATACAAAATGTAGAGAAAGAACGatttaatgatataatgATGAATGAACAAGAAACTAAAGAcaatacaaataataaacataataatgaaaataaaacaaataatataaataatataaataatattaataatataaataatattaataatataaataatattaataatattaataatgatcATGTAAATTCATctaataatgatattattcaaaataaaGAGATAGAGATAGagaaagaagaaaaaaatgagaatGATCTAAAATATAGTGAGGATGATTTACAATCTGAtgagaaatatataaataaatctTCTATAAATGACAAAGAGGAATATATAACAGaagaagaatatataacaGACGAAGAAGCACGTATGAATAACgaaattttaaaagaagTATATAAAGGGAActttaataatattaataaatttaaatttaaatattcaaaaagagattatgaaaatttaaaaaacGGTAAGAGTGATAAAACTGATATgaacaatatatataataataatatttattatgaagaagataaaataatagatgcattattaaataaaatccataaagaaaaaatactttataatcatataaatgaaaaggaaaaaaaattattagatgtatatgaaaaatataaaaaagaaaagaaaatacaAAGAAATGAAGAACTAGagaatttaaaatatataaataaacaaatagaagacaaacaaaaaaaaattaacacAAATGGATTTGACATAAAAGAGGATGCTACAACTACGAATACTACAACTACGAATACTACAACTACGAATACTACTACTACTAATGAGAGATGTCCTAGAAAAAATACCTATCACAGTTATGTGTCGCAAGATggttataataataatttaaataacaacgataataatgataatataaatgataatacaaataataatatagataacaatttaattattaataaaaatatattttttaacaaaACCAATGAAAAGtttatagaaataaaagaagaagataTTAAAGAAATGAGCGAACTACAAGTCAAAGATGAATTAAGAAAAAGAGGATACCCAACATTTGGAACTATCgaagaaataaaaacaaGATTATATGATGTTATGAAAATTAAACAGAATAATCATATGGATATAAGAAATATCTTAAAAAAACCAGAAGATAATGTATTATCACATATGAGattagaaaaattaaaagaaaatattaaaatatataaagaaaatgaacAATATGGAGATACAGAAtctaaaataaaacaattaGATGCATCTATTGAAATATCAAAATTTATAGATGATCCTATACATTATCTTCGTATAGATTCTACACAAAAATTTgtaaatacaaataaagaaaaaaataaaaataatataaataataatatacatatagatataaataaaaatgatgaaagtaataatatcgatatacaatatgatactgaaaataatgttttaaaagaacccattataaatgattataattttgataAAGAAATATCTATGGcagaaaaaattaaaaaaacCTTTTCATTTGAAAACGAAGAAAAATTACCTGACCAAATCATTACAAGATTCaacaacaaaaataataataataatattattaataataatatagataaagATGATGACATAAATGAATTAGAAGAAGAAACACAAGAAAAATATAGAGAACAAGTTTTAAAATATGGAAGTTTACAAGAAACAATTGAAgaatttaattataaacataatttATCTTTAGATTTTATTGGAGattttatttgtaaatGTTCAAACGCACATATACaagatattaataaatatagatataaaacaaaagaaGAAATTGAAAAACTAAACGAAAATGATTTCTATCATCTTTTtgaagataataatttaaataataattttattgtttataAATTTGTTAATACAAAACaacttataaaaaattatctaACTACTTCGAATATTGTGACACTTATAGAGTATGCTAACATAGCTGATCCTGTTGatataattcattattaCACACCAGAAagtttatatatgattagtgaggattataatataactATTGATAGGGTTATTGATGCATGCACCAGACTTAATATAAA GCTGCCATATGGAGGTGATACACATTTAAACAAGGAATGCTTTAATTTTCTCACTTGTTACCTTAGCAAATACCAAAAGATAAAAAGGAAAACATAA